Proteins encoded within one genomic window of Perognathus longimembris pacificus isolate PPM17 chromosome 28, ASM2315922v1, whole genome shotgun sequence:
- the LOC125343217 gene encoding melanoma-associated antigen B4-like: MVGRPEVGSKERKWEVRSGSGSKGGQYAPPLLLFGFHVQFHFYSVCSREKMGRCLAMPGEGSMIPWELQLKAEPLILLGSTNKGLVYGGRLRTQADQERTQADLERTQVDQVSCLLDLTIVIMPRGHKSKHRSRAKLQQEYVESKSLQGAEAHKEKKVESSLSSSVGDYALPSSHTAYRPQMSQEAPACADVGASCISSDVVQNPNVGANEESSSISQVADPTTSIFKDPLTRKNILVQYMLEKFKIKEPVKQVDMLKVIQKNYKQHFPEIFRNATKQIERIFGIDLQEVKPNSKPGTLGSQLADISEGRLGATGGLSKSGMVMMLLGIIFMKGNRATEKDVWKFLNDLGIHEGMKYTMFGEPRKLITKDLVQDGYLEYRQIRGSDPPCYEFLWGTRARAETTKMQVLEFLVKVIDKPINTFPMLYKEAVRDEERRARERGAAGDRTVAQVSSHAAALI, translated from the exons TCTGTTCTCGTGAAAAAATGGGCCGATGTCTGGCGATGCCCGGCGAAGGTTCCATGATTCCTTGGGAACTGCAATTAAAGGCCGAGCCACTTATTCTTTTGGGATCAACAAACAAAGGCTTGGTCTATGGCGG GCGTCTCAGGACACAAGCTGACCAGGAGAGAACACAAGCTGACCTGGAGAGGACACAGGTTGACCAG GTGTCCTGTCTGCTGGATCTGACCATAGTCATCATGCCAAGGGGACATAAGAGTAAGCATCGCTCCCGTGCCAAGCTTCAACAGGAATATGTGGAGAGCAAGAGTCTGCAGGGTGCAGAAGCCCATAAAGAGAAGAAAGTGGAGTCGTCCCTCTCCTCTTCTGTTGGTGATTATGCTCTCCCTAGCTCCCATACTGCCTACAGGCCCCAGATGTCCCAGGAAGCCCCTGCCTGTGCTGATGTAGGGGCTTCTTGTATTAGCTCTGATGTAGTTCAGAATCCTAATGTAGGTGCTAATGAGGAAAGTTCCAGCATCTCACAGGTGGCAGACCCCACTACGAGCATCTTCAAAGATCCTCTCACCAGGAAGAATATACTGGTGCAGTACATGCtagagaagtttaaaataaaagagcCTGTTAAGCAGGTAGATATGCTAAAGGTTAtccaaaaaaattacaagcagcaCTTCCCTGAGATTTTCAGGAATGCAACTAAGCAGATTGAGCGGATATTTGGTATTGATTTGCAGGAAGTAAAGCCAAATAGCAAACCTGGAACTCTTGGCAGCCAGTTGGCTGACATCAGTGAGGGTAGACTAGGTGCCACTGGGGGTTTGTCCAAGTCGGGCATGGTGATGATGCTCTTGGGTATCATCTTTATGAAGGGCAACCGTGCCACTGAGAAAGATGTTTGGAAATTCTTAAATGATTTGGGGATTCATGAGGGGATGAAGTATACAATGTTTGGGGAGCCTAGAAAGCTCATCACCAAAGATTTGGTGCAGGATGGATACCTAGAGTATCGCCAGATACGTGGCAGTGATCCTCCCTGCTATGAATTCCTGTGGGGTACCAGAGCCCGAGCTGAAACCACCAAGATGCAAGTTCTGGAgttcttggttaaggttattgaTAAGCCTATTAATACTTTCCCTATGCTGTATAAAGAGGCTGTGAGGGATGAGGaaaggagagcaagagagagaggtgCAGCTGGTGACCGCACTGTTGCCCAGGTCTCTTCCCATGCTGCAGCCCTCATCTAG